The following proteins are encoded in a genomic region of Galbibacter sp. BG1:
- a CDS encoding glycosidase, which yields MIHKNATRKIKNYESLMENYKSLIERKNIAVPQESNLFTRYKYPIVTAKHIPISWRFDLNVESNPFGLERIGVNAAFNAGAIKWKGKYVLAVRVEGNDRKSYFAFAESDNGIDNFKFWNKPLLVPENDEEDINVYDIRLTAHEDGYVYGVFCTEKKDPNAPAGDTSAAIANAGIIRSKNLEDWERLPNLISPSNQQRNVVLHPEFVDGKYALYTRPQDGFIETGAGGGIGLGFIEDMANPAVKEEVIVNNKEYHTVYELKNGLGPAPIKTEKGWLHLAHGVRNTAAGLRYVLYLFMTDLDDITKITHFPGGYFMAPNEQEIIGDVSNVLFCNGWIADDNGKVFIYYASSDTRMHLATTSIEVLVDYCMNTPSDGLASNKSVENIIDLIDKNAEII from the coding sequence ATGATACATAAAAATGCTACTCGAAAAATAAAGAATTACGAAAGTTTAATGGAGAATTATAAAAGCTTAATAGAAAGAAAAAATATAGCTGTTCCACAAGAAAGTAACCTCTTTACGCGATATAAATACCCCATTGTTACCGCAAAACATATTCCTATCTCATGGCGTTTCGACTTAAATGTTGAGAGCAATCCATTTGGCTTAGAACGCATAGGTGTTAACGCTGCATTTAATGCAGGTGCCATTAAATGGAAAGGTAAGTATGTTTTGGCCGTAAGGGTTGAAGGAAATGATAGAAAATCTTATTTTGCTTTTGCTGAAAGTGACAACGGAATTGATAATTTTAAATTTTGGAACAAACCCCTACTCGTTCCCGAAAACGACGAAGAGGATATAAATGTTTATGATATTCGCTTAACTGCTCATGAAGACGGTTACGTCTATGGAGTTTTTTGTACTGAAAAAAAAGACCCCAATGCTCCCGCCGGAGACACTTCTGCGGCTATTGCCAATGCAGGGATTATTCGTTCTAAAAATTTAGAGGACTGGGAACGTCTTCCCAATTTAATATCACCCTCCAATCAACAAAGAAATGTAGTATTGCACCCCGAGTTTGTTGATGGTAAATATGCGCTGTACACCAGACCACAAGATGGCTTTATCGAGACTGGAGCTGGAGGAGGCATAGGCTTAGGCTTTATTGAAGATATGGCCAACCCTGCGGTAAAAGAAGAAGTTATTGTAAATAACAAGGAGTACCATACCGTTTATGAACTAAAAAATGGACTTGGACCTGCCCCTATTAAAACTGAAAAAGGCTGGCTTCATTTGGCTCACGGAGTTAGAAATACAGCAGCCGGACTCCGATATGTTCTCTATTTGTTTATGACCGATTTGGATGATATCACTAAAATAACTCACTTCCCAGGCGGCTATTTTATGGCACCAAACGAACAAGAAATCATCGGTGACGTTTCTAATGTATTATTCTGTAATGGATGGATTGCAGACGATAACGGCAAAGTCTTTATTTATTATGCTTCTTCCGACACTAGAATGCATCTAGCTACTACTTCCATAGAAGTGCTTGTAGACTATTGTATGAATACTCCATCTGATGGTTTAGCCAGCAATAAATCAGTGGAAAATATTATAGATCTTATTGATAAAAACGCAGAGATCATTTAA
- a CDS encoding helix-turn-helix domain-containing protein — protein sequence MEFKLSNFLDDNQHFHFSRNYLDKTSNIDYHTHDYYEVFWISEGNAGHFINGERVKISTGDLFFIHPKDAHTFLFNAVNDGIVIYNLAFPESVFNYIKHRYQDIITVNYWTVESNIRKLSLSQTTLFSLNTIGQKALKQERSIFWLDFLLIGLLQSLEPRYDTNNFGPAWLNLATERFLNSNLEHASVHTFVEYCNRTQSYINIIIKQLHNKTLTQYVNGLKIDWAVSQLLSTNDEIKEVAAKSGFNNLNYFYRTFKELKGMTPREFKDRNMKAYKNS from the coding sequence ATGGAATTTAAGCTATCTAATTTTCTAGATGATAATCAGCATTTTCATTTTTCCCGGAATTACCTCGATAAAACCTCTAACATTGACTACCACACCCATGATTATTATGAAGTTTTTTGGATTTCTGAAGGGAATGCAGGTCATTTTATTAATGGTGAAAGAGTAAAAATAAGTACAGGGGATTTATTTTTTATTCATCCTAAAGATGCACATACCTTTTTATTTAATGCTGTTAATGACGGTATCGTAATTTATAACTTGGCATTTCCAGAAAGTGTATTCAATTATATTAAACATAGGTATCAGGATATAATCACTGTGAATTACTGGACAGTGGAGTCTAATATTCGAAAATTAAGTTTATCGCAAACCACACTATTCAGTCTTAATACCATAGGGCAAAAGGCCCTAAAGCAGGAGCGCTCCATATTTTGGTTAGATTTTTTACTTATTGGGCTTTTGCAGTCATTAGAACCTCGTTACGATACAAACAATTTTGGGCCTGCATGGTTGAATTTGGCAACTGAAAGATTTTTGAATTCCAATTTAGAACATGCAAGCGTACATACCTTTGTTGAATATTGCAATCGAACGCAAAGCTATATTAATATCATAATCAAGCAGTTGCATAATAAAACCCTGACACAATATGTAAACGGATTAAAAATTGATTGGGCAGTATCTCAATTACTTTCAACAAATGATGAGATTAAGGAAGTGGCTGCTAAAAGCGGATTTAATAATCTGAATTATTTCTACCGAACCTTTAAAGAACTCAAGGGTATGACGCCGAGGGAGTTTAAGGATAGAAACATGAAAGCTTATAAAAATTCGTGA
- a CDS encoding helix-turn-helix domain-containing protein: protein MDILKKFHREITPLSDQDCFLIFDRVKNHFDFPIHYHPEYELNFISNGNGVRRIVGDSIEEIEDIELVLVGPNLYHGWETHNCKNDDIHEITIQFQENLFNADFLGRSIMKPIKDLFWRSAHGICFSRETALAIAPDITAASKLDGMDYFLKMISILHDLANSRNQRLLSTNTFLNTDFQSNEDIQKVYNYIHNNYASKITLSQMAKLINMSNVSFNRFMKRHTGKTLIEYLNDVRIGYASQWLIEKDYSISEIAYMCGFNSIANFNRVFKNSKGRTPTQYKDDFSGIRRVL from the coding sequence ATGGATATTCTTAAAAAATTTCATCGTGAAATAACACCGTTGTCTGATCAAGACTGTTTTTTAATTTTCGACCGTGTAAAAAATCACTTTGATTTCCCCATACATTATCATCCCGAATATGAGCTTAATTTTATTAGCAATGGAAATGGGGTGAGAAGAATTGTAGGGGATAGCATCGAGGAAATTGAGGATATAGAACTGGTTTTGGTTGGCCCAAATTTGTACCACGGCTGGGAAACCCATAACTGCAAAAACGATGATATCCATGAGATTACGATTCAGTTTCAGGAAAACCTATTCAACGCAGATTTTTTAGGCAGGAGTATTATGAAGCCTATAAAAGACTTGTTCTGGCGATCGGCTCATGGCATATGTTTTTCTAGGGAAACTGCTTTGGCCATTGCGCCAGACATCACGGCGGCTTCTAAACTGGACGGTATGGACTATTTCTTAAAAATGATTTCAATCTTACATGACTTAGCAAACTCCAGGAACCAAAGACTGCTATCCACAAACACCTTCTTAAATACTGATTTTCAGAGTAATGAAGATATCCAAAAGGTCTATAATTACATTCATAACAACTACGCATCTAAAATAACGTTAAGCCAGATGGCCAAGCTTATAAATATGAGCAATGTTTCCTTTAATAGGTTTATGAAAAGGCATACTGGAAAAACACTTATAGAATACCTAAACGATGTAAGAATTGGTTATGCTTCCCAATGGCTTATAGAAAAAGATTACAGTATTTCTGAAATTGCATATATGTGCGGTTTTAATAGTATTGCCAACTTCAACCGGGTTTTTAAAAACAGTAAAGGAAGAACCCCTACACAGTATAAAGATGATTTTTCTGGAATTCGTAGAGTGCTTTAA
- a CDS encoding sugar phosphate isomerase/epimerase family protein yields MRILYYYPIWSIMEMPLEDALSKIKNKGYDGAEYTVELSTDFEGIPQLFKDKGLKLLAQHPLATGNDFEDYKKDYIQRLNRILSLNPTHINCHTGKDYFTFEENLSLLEAAENCVKGKDFLLTHEIHRGRFSFNPTTLSKYLERSPSLKLTADFSHWCVVSESLLENHSTFLDKAIENSYHIHARVGNEEAPQVNHPFAPEHGEALNSHLTWWQSIVDSAKERGVEELPITCEFGPAPYLPTLPYTNKPVASIWDINFEMMQFLKENLKV; encoded by the coding sequence ATGAGAATTTTATATTATTACCCAATCTGGTCCATTATGGAAATGCCATTGGAGGATGCTCTGTCTAAAATTAAAAACAAAGGATACGATGGGGCAGAATATACAGTTGAATTGTCTACGGATTTTGAAGGTATTCCACAGTTATTTAAAGATAAAGGTTTAAAGCTCCTCGCACAGCATCCGTTGGCAACTGGAAATGATTTTGAAGACTATAAGAAAGATTACATACAGAGATTGAATAGGATTTTAAGTCTTAACCCTACACATATTAACTGCCATACGGGTAAAGATTATTTTACCTTCGAGGAAAATCTTTCCCTACTGGAAGCCGCAGAAAATTGTGTAAAAGGTAAAGATTTTTTGCTAACGCACGAAATCCATAGGGGGCGTTTTTCTTTTAACCCCACGACCTTGTCTAAATATCTGGAGAGAAGTCCATCACTTAAACTAACCGCAGATTTTTCCCATTGGTGCGTTGTAAGTGAATCTTTGTTGGAGAACCATTCTACGTTTTTGGATAAAGCAATAGAAAACTCCTATCATATCCATGCTAGGGTAGGAAATGAAGAAGCTCCGCAAGTAAATCATCCGTTTGCGCCAGAGCATGGGGAGGCTTTAAACTCACATTTAACTTGGTGGCAGAGCATTGTGGATTCTGCCAAAGAGAGAGGTGTCGAAGAATTGCCGATAACTTGCGAATTTGGCCCGGCTCCTTATCTACCAACATTACCCTATACCAACAAGCCTGTAGCCTCGATATGGGATATTAATTTTGAAATGATGCAATTTTTAAAAGAAAATTTAAAAGTATAA
- a CDS encoding phytanoyl-CoA dioxygenase family protein, translated as MAAAKITETEKQFYTDNGYLLTGRELFSSDKFEKLKAIFEVTLEKKGNASASALDVPHFDDDRLFSFLMADEVLDVVEGIIGPNIGLWSSHFICKEPFTGKRTPWHEDSAYWEGRFDSFDKVVTVWLAIDESTKQNGCMGVVPGTHHNGFSSYKDLETETATFDSEIATNVDEEEVVWFELKPNQYSLHDSRIIHGANANTSNRRRTGFTMRYFSTDLELNKDHPNNKDHKIYHCRGENKGGNPLIYI; from the coding sequence ATGGCAGCTGCTAAAATTACGGAAACAGAAAAACAATTTTATACAGATAATGGTTATTTATTAACTGGAAGGGAATTATTCTCTTCGGATAAATTTGAAAAGCTAAAAGCTATTTTCGAAGTGACTTTGGAGAAAAAAGGAAATGCTTCTGCATCGGCTTTAGATGTTCCTCACTTTGATGACGATCGATTGTTTTCTTTTTTAATGGCCGATGAGGTTTTAGATGTAGTGGAAGGTATTATCGGGCCTAATATCGGACTTTGGAGCAGTCATTTTATTTGCAAGGAGCCTTTTACAGGAAAACGAACCCCTTGGCACGAGGACAGTGCTTATTGGGAAGGAAGGTTCGATTCTTTCGATAAGGTGGTAACTGTTTGGTTGGCTATCGATGAATCTACAAAACAAAATGGTTGCATGGGCGTTGTGCCGGGCACGCATCATAATGGGTTTTCTAGTTATAAGGATTTGGAGACGGAAACGGCTACGTTCGATTCTGAGATTGCTACCAATGTGGATGAAGAAGAGGTGGTTTGGTTTGAACTGAAACCGAATCAATATTCCCTTCACGACTCCAGGATTATTCACGGAGCCAATGCCAATACCAGTAATAGGAGAAGGACAGGTTTTACGATGCGGTATTTTAGTACAGATCTAGAACTGAATAAAGACCATCCAAACAATAAGGACCACAAAATATACCACTGTAGAGGTGAGAATAAAGGAGGAAATCCATTGATTTACATATAG
- a CDS encoding SusC/RagA family TonB-linked outer membrane protein, whose product MKKNFLFNYLFILLFLVCGSFGFAQTVSGTVTDASGTPLPGTSVLVKGTSNGTQTDFDGNYSISVDGNSTLVFSYVGFETKEVSVNNQSTVNVSLNEAASALDEVVVIGYGSKSKASVTSSISSVSSEELVETPSIGVQQALQGRAAGVQVTNAGTPGSNPLVTIRGLGTFGNNSPLFVVDGVPTGGLNNVPVESIESVDILKDAASAAIYGSRGSNGVVLITTKGGRAGKAKLSFSTYSGFATNTKTLDVLNADQYREYALEYDSNPNEPGNQLPPGLQSGNYDPSVDTDWQDELFRTGLVQNYVLQVAGGAENVTYNVRSGYLKQEGTLINTDFERYNLGVNTSVDVTDRLTIGETLNLSYSLKNNEQGAGGSSVLVNAIRFDPTRPVFDQSTNFYSELTTSFNGQDAENPVRILENSTSISTETSVIASLFANYEIIDGLTYRITFGLDHSYNNFDGFTKSIPTGSRANENAFTSKSRNKYLGTVFTNTLNYVKTINDVHNVDVLVGYEWNQGDFDGVNSTTANPLSDFVENLNVNDVRNLSSFSSANNLESYFGRVSYDFDKKFLLSATVRRDGSSRFGPDNRWANFPSASAGINLGRIFMEDNDKVSDLKLRGSWGISGNNNIGDYLYDFGLQTNFNYVINDELVSGTRPTRLANPGLKWEELESIDIGIDIGLWNNAFTFSADYFSNKSDGLLVGVPTPASSGDQAGFQVQNVGGTETTGFEFNLAYNDYVGDFTWGTNVNFGTLDSEVTSLGEVEAIFNGNYFQQNHNRLVVGEPLLHFFGYRTDGIFQNQAEVDAHATQNNAQPGNVRYVDTNNDGAITGDDRVIIGNPTPEITANVSFNFNYKNFDASIFFNGVYGNEIYNGNRYNLEQQSRLFNMGTTVLDRWTPTNPSNTVPKATPGFTGNELVSDRFIEDGSYTRLRSATIGYSIPQDALKQISNNVLSKLRIYLSGENIFTWTDYSGYNPEISPGRSGGTVTSLGLDRGNYPQPRTVLAGLQFEF is encoded by the coding sequence ATGAAAAAAAACTTCTTATTTAATTATTTATTCATTTTACTTTTCCTTGTTTGTGGGAGCTTCGGCTTTGCACAAACTGTAAGCGGAACAGTAACCGATGCAAGCGGAACCCCATTGCCGGGGACTTCCGTTTTAGTTAAAGGAACTTCCAACGGTACACAAACCGATTTTGATGGTAATTACTCAATAAGCGTAGATGGAAACTCAACATTAGTTTTTAGTTACGTAGGGTTTGAAACCAAGGAAGTTTCAGTAAATAACCAATCAACAGTCAATGTTTCGTTAAACGAAGCGGCTAGTGCGCTAGATGAAGTGGTAGTTATTGGTTACGGATCAAAAAGTAAAGCGTCTGTAACTAGCTCTATTTCTTCAGTATCCAGTGAAGAGCTAGTTGAAACTCCTTCTATTGGAGTTCAGCAAGCGCTCCAAGGGCGTGCTGCTGGTGTACAAGTAACAAATGCTGGTACCCCAGGTTCCAATCCCTTGGTTACCATTAGAGGTTTAGGGACTTTCGGAAACAACTCTCCGCTTTTTGTAGTTGATGGAGTACCTACGGGAGGTCTCAACAACGTACCGGTAGAATCAATTGAATCGGTTGACATTTTAAAAGATGCGGCAAGTGCTGCTATTTATGGTTCTAGAGGTTCGAATGGGGTTGTTTTAATTACCACCAAAGGAGGAAGAGCAGGAAAAGCCAAACTTTCTTTTAGTACTTATTCAGGTTTTGCCACAAACACTAAAACTTTAGATGTGCTAAACGCAGATCAGTACCGAGAGTATGCATTAGAGTACGATTCCAATCCTAACGAGCCAGGAAATCAATTACCTCCAGGACTGCAGTCTGGAAATTATGACCCTAGTGTAGATACTGACTGGCAAGATGAACTTTTTAGAACAGGACTTGTTCAAAATTATGTTTTACAGGTAGCAGGAGGTGCTGAAAACGTTACCTATAATGTAAGAAGTGGTTATTTAAAGCAAGAAGGAACACTAATTAATACAGATTTTGAACGTTATAACCTAGGAGTTAATACTTCTGTAGATGTTACCGACAGATTGACTATTGGTGAAACATTGAACCTAAGTTACTCTCTTAAAAACAACGAACAAGGAGCAGGAGGATCGAGCGTTTTGGTTAATGCTATCCGTTTTGACCCAACCAGACCCGTATTTGACCAAAGCACCAATTTTTATTCGGAATTAACTACTTCATTCAATGGACAAGATGCTGAAAATCCTGTTCGAATTCTTGAAAATTCAACTTCAATCAGTACAGAGACCAGTGTTATAGCGTCCCTATTTGCAAACTACGAGATTATAGACGGGCTAACCTATAGAATAACTTTTGGTTTAGATCATAGCTATAATAACTTTGATGGTTTTACAAAATCTATTCCTACAGGATCCAGAGCAAATGAGAATGCTTTTACTTCTAAAAGTAGAAATAAATATTTAGGAACCGTTTTTACCAACACACTTAACTATGTAAAAACGATTAACGATGTTCATAATGTCGACGTTTTAGTTGGTTACGAATGGAATCAAGGCGATTTTGATGGAGTAAACAGTACAACCGCAAACCCATTAAGTGATTTTGTTGAAAACCTTAATGTAAACGATGTTAGAAACCTTTCTAGCTTTTCAAGTGCTAATAATTTGGAATCCTATTTTGGTAGGGTAAGCTATGATTTCGATAAAAAGTTTCTACTTAGTGCAACCGTTAGACGTGATGGTTCTTCCCGTTTTGGACCAGACAATCGTTGGGCAAACTTCCCTTCGGCTTCTGCAGGTATAAATCTTGGAAGAATATTTATGGAAGACAATGATAAAGTTAGCGACTTGAAACTAAGAGGTAGCTGGGGTATTTCTGGTAACAACAACATTGGTGATTATCTGTATGATTTCGGACTCCAAACAAACTTTAACTATGTAATAAACGATGAGCTTGTAAGTGGAACAAGACCAACAAGATTAGCGAACCCAGGACTTAAATGGGAAGAGCTTGAATCTATAGATATTGGTATCGATATTGGTTTATGGAACAATGCTTTCACTTTTTCAGCAGATTATTTTTCTAATAAAAGTGATGGACTTTTGGTTGGAGTACCTACTCCTGCCTCTTCTGGAGACCAAGCCGGATTTCAAGTACAGAACGTTGGAGGAACTGAAACCACTGGTTTTGAGTTTAACTTAGCTTACAATGACTATGTAGGAGACTTCACTTGGGGTACAAATGTAAATTTTGGAACATTAGACTCTGAAGTTACTTCACTAGGAGAAGTAGAAGCGATATTTAATGGAAATTATTTTCAACAAAATCATAACAGATTGGTAGTTGGAGAGCCATTATTACATTTCTTTGGATATAGAACCGATGGGATTTTTCAAAATCAAGCAGAGGTTGATGCCCACGCCACTCAAAATAACGCGCAACCCGGTAACGTGAGATATGTAGATACTAATAATGATGGTGCCATCACTGGTGATGACAGAGTCATCATAGGTAATCCTACACCTGAAATTACTGCTAACGTTAGTTTTAATTTCAATTATAAAAATTTCGATGCTTCCATATTCTTTAATGGGGTATACGGCAATGAAATATACAATGGTAATCGCTATAATTTAGAACAACAAAGTAGACTTTTCAATATGGGTACTACTGTTTTAGATAGATGGACACCAACTAATCCATCGAATACAGTGCCTAAAGCAACTCCAGGATTTACTGGAAATGAGTTAGTATCGGATCGTTTTATTGAAGACGGGTCTTACACTAGGCTCCGAAGTGCTACTATAGGATATTCTATTCCACAAGACGCCTTAAAACAAATTTCTAATAATGTATTAAGCAAATTAAGAATTTATTTAAGTGGTGAAAACATTTTTACTTGGACAGATTATTCAGGGTACAATCCTGAAATTAGCCCTGGAAGATCTGGTGGTACAGTTACCTCATTAGGTTTAGATAGAGGTAATTATCCTCAACCAAGAACTGTTTTAGCCGGATTACAATTTGAATTTTAA
- a CDS encoding sodium:solute symporter family protein — translation MLQPIDIAIILCYLVATIFIGLIAQKRAKKSKDDYLLGGKSIPWYMLGLSNASGMFDISGTMWLVTASFVYGLKSIWIPWLWPVFNQVFLMVYLSSWLRRSNVTTGAEWIWFRFGKGQGGRRSHTIVVIFAIVSCLGFLAYGFIGLGKFVEIFIPWEIVSPFIPFDIPLAYVPHFYGTVFTFFAVFYTVIGGMSGIVFTDLLQFTIMTISSVAIAYFAWDAMGTETLNTPDGWLTPFFGWTLDMDWSGIISEVNEKIESDGYSLFGIFFMLMVFKGILCSIAGPAPNFDMQKILSTKSPKEAAKMSGFVSLALMPTRYLMIGGFAVLGILYYDRLNLERAGFIDFENILPSAINQFVPVGLTGLLLAGLLAAFMSTFAGTLNAAQAYIVNDIYLSKNPHASPKQIKTMNYSSGIIVVLVSITLGFFISDVNSITQWIVSALWGGYIVSNILKWHWWRFNGEGYFWGMLSGLIPAIIFPIVFPDTLELYLFPLLFVITLAGCIIGTYSAKPTDTAQLKEFYKRTRPWGFWKPIQEEVILEDPSFQKNTLFKRDMFNIFVGTTAQTLLVIVPLYLILREYTSLLICIAVLAICAVILKKLWWDKLDDQL, via the coding sequence ATGCTCCAACCCATAGATATTGCAATAATTCTTTGTTACCTAGTAGCTACTATTTTTATTGGTCTTATAGCACAAAAACGTGCTAAAAAGAGTAAAGATGATTATTTATTAGGAGGAAAATCGATCCCTTGGTACATGCTGGGGCTCTCCAATGCGTCTGGTATGTTCGACATTTCCGGAACCATGTGGCTGGTAACCGCCAGCTTTGTATACGGCTTAAAAAGTATTTGGATCCCTTGGCTTTGGCCAGTTTTTAACCAGGTTTTCTTAATGGTTTATTTATCTTCTTGGTTACGAAGATCTAATGTAACCACAGGAGCAGAGTGGATTTGGTTTCGTTTCGGAAAAGGACAAGGAGGTAGACGCTCTCACACCATAGTGGTGATTTTCGCAATAGTAAGCTGCCTTGGTTTTCTGGCCTACGGATTTATAGGTCTAGGGAAATTTGTAGAGATTTTTATTCCTTGGGAAATTGTAAGTCCGTTTATACCATTTGATATTCCACTAGCCTATGTGCCACATTTTTACGGTACAGTATTTACCTTCTTTGCGGTATTCTATACCGTTATTGGAGGAATGTCGGGGATTGTTTTTACAGATTTGCTTCAGTTTACCATAATGACCATTTCTTCGGTGGCAATAGCCTATTTTGCTTGGGATGCCATGGGAACGGAGACACTGAACACCCCCGATGGTTGGCTGACACCTTTTTTCGGTTGGACTCTAGACATGGATTGGTCTGGCATAATTTCAGAAGTAAATGAAAAAATTGAGTCAGATGGTTATTCCCTCTTCGGAATATTCTTTATGCTCATGGTTTTTAAAGGAATTTTATGCAGTATTGCTGGCCCCGCTCCCAACTTCGACATGCAAAAAATACTTTCTACCAAATCCCCTAAAGAGGCGGCAAAAATGAGCGGCTTTGTATCCCTTGCGTTAATGCCTACCAGGTATTTGATGATTGGTGGTTTTGCCGTATTGGGAATTCTATATTACGACAGGCTAAATTTGGAAAGGGCTGGATTTATTGATTTTGAGAATATTTTACCCTCGGCGATCAACCAATTTGTTCCCGTAGGATTAACAGGACTGCTCCTAGCAGGCCTACTGGCTGCTTTTATGTCTACTTTTGCCGGTACCTTAAATGCCGCTCAGGCCTATATTGTAAACGATATTTATTTAAGTAAAAACCCTCACGCTAGTCCTAAGCAAATAAAGACCATGAATTATTCCAGTGGTATAATTGTGGTACTTGTGAGTATTACACTAGGTTTCTTTATTTCTGATGTTAACTCCATTACCCAATGGATTGTTTCTGCCCTCTGGGGAGGTTACATTGTATCCAATATTTTAAAGTGGCATTGGTGGCGATTTAATGGTGAAGGTTATTTTTGGGGAATGCTTTCCGGTTTAATCCCGGCCATCATTTTCCCAATCGTTTTTCCGGATACCTTAGAGCTGTACCTGTTTCCGCTACTCTTTGTTATCACCTTGGCAGGATGTATTATTGGAACATATTCCGCTAAACCAACAGACACTGCACAACTTAAGGAATTCTATAAAAGAACCAGACCGTGGGGATTCTGGAAGCCAATTCAAGAGGAAGTTATTTTAGAAGACCCTTCATTTCAAAAAAATACGCTGTTCAAGCGGGATATGTTCAACATTTTTGTAGGAACCACCGCTCAGACATTGCTAGTAATAGTTCCACTCTATTTAATTTTAAGGGAATACACCTCCTTACTAATTTGCATTGCCGTTTTAGCCATATGCGCAGTCATTTTAAAGAAGTTGTGGTGGGACAAATTAGACGATCAATTATAA